From a region of the Triticum aestivum cultivar Chinese Spring chromosome 7D, IWGSC CS RefSeq v2.1, whole genome shotgun sequence genome:
- the LOC123168692 gene encoding cytochrome P450 734A4: MGAPENWWSTWRGLAVAVTAACLLLHVAARVTDALWWRPRRLEAHFARQGVRGPPYRFLVGCVREMVALMAEATAKPMSPATSHNALPRVLAFYHYWRKIYGPTFLIWFGPTPRLTVADPELVREIFLTRAEAFDRYEAHPIVRQLEGDGLVSLHGDKWALHRRVLAPAFYPDNLNRLVPHVGRSVAALAERWRAMACASGGEVEVDVAEWFQAVAEEAITRATFGRSYASGRVVFRMQGRLMAFASEAFRKVLVPGYRFLPTKKNRMSWGLDREIRRGLVQLIGRRSDAAEDHEAEIKEKGNSGGFRDLLGLMINARDKKSQAMPVEDMVEECKTFFFAGKQTTTNLLTWATVLLAMHPEWQDRARQEVLAVCGLGELPAKEHLHKLKTLGMILNETLRLYPPAVATIRRAKVDVTLGDLAIPRDTELLIPIMAIHHDARFWGPDAAQFNPGRFAGGAARAATHPLAFIPFGLGSRMCVGQNLALLEAKLTVAVLLQRFELRPSPKYVHAPTVLMLLHPQYGAPVIFRPLSSPPPSASVHASDELSLSLSRPLASL, from the exons ATGGGGGCGCCGGAGAACTGGTGGTCGACGTGGAGGGGGCTGGCCGTCGCCGTCACGGCGGCGTGCCTGCTCCTGCACGTGGCGGCGCGGGTGACGGACGCGCTGTGGTGGCGGCCGCGGCGGCTGGAGGCGCACTTCGCGCGGCAGGGCGTGCGCGGCCCGCCGTACCGCTTCCTCGTCGGCTGCGTCCGGGAGATGGTGGCACTCATGGCGGAGGCCACCGCCAAGCCCATGTCGCCGGCCACCTCCCACAACGCGCTGCCCCGGGTGCTCGCCTTCTACCACTACTGGAGGAAGATCTACG GGCCGACGTTCTTGATATGGTTCGGGCCGACGCCGCGGCTCACGGTGGCGGACCCCGAGCTCGTCCGCGAGATCTTCCTCACGCGCGCGGAGGCGTTCGACCGCTACGAGGCGCACCCCATCGTCCGGCAGCTCGAGGGAGACGGGCTCGTCAGCCTGCACGGCGACAAGTGGGCCCTCCACCGCCGCGTTCTCGCCCCCGCCTTCTACCCCGACAACCTCAAC CGGCTGGTGCCGCACGTCGGCAGGTCAGTGGCGGCGCTGGCGGAGAGGTGGCGGGCGATGGCGTGCGCGAGCGGCGGCGAGGTGGAGGTGGACGTGGCGGAGTGGTTCCAGGCGGTGGCCGAGGAGGCCATCACGCGCGCCACGTTCGGGCGCAGCTACGCCTCCGGCCGCGTGGTGTTCCGCATGCAGGGCCGCCTCATGGCCTTCGCCTCCGAGGCCTTCCGCAAGGTGCTCGTCCCGGGCTACCG GTTCTTGCCGACCAAGAAGAACCGGATGTCGTGGGGCCTGGACAGGGAGATCAGGCGGGGCCTAGTCCAGCTCATCGGCCGGCGCAGCGACGCCGCCGAGGACCACGAGGCGGAGATCAAGGAGAAGGGCAACAGCGGCGGCTTCAGGGACCTGCTGGGGCTGATGATAAATGCCCGCGACAAGAAGTCGCAGGCCATGCCGGTGGAGGACATGGTGGAGGAGTGCAAGACGTTCTTCTTCGCCGGCAAGCAGACGACCACCAACCTGCTGACCTGGGCCACGGTGCTCCTCGCCATGCACCCGGAGTGGCAGGACCGCGCCCGGCAGGAGGTCCTCGCCGTGTGCGGCCTCGGCGAGCTCCCCGCCAAGGAGCACCTGCACAAGCTGAAAACG CTGGGGATGATCCTGAACGAGACGCTGAGGCTGTACCCACCGGCCGTGGCCACCATCCGCAGGGCCAAGGTGGACGTCACCCTCGGCGACCTGGCGATCCCGCGCGACACGGAGCTGCTGATCCCGATCATGGCGATCCACCACGACGCCAGGTTCTGGGGGCCCGACGCGGCGCAGTTCAACCCCGGCCGGTTCGCCGGCGGCGCGGCCCGGGCGGCGACGCACCCGCTGGCGTTCATCCCGTTCGGGCTCGGGTCCCGGATGTGCGTCGGCCAGAACCTCGCCCTGCTcgaggccaagctcaccgtggccGTCCTGCTCCAGCGCTTCGAGCTGAGGCCGTCGCCCAAGTACGTGCACGCGCCGACGGTGCTGATGCTGCTCCACCCGCAGTACGGCGCGCCCGTGATCTTCCGCCCCCTGTCGTCGCCCCCGCCGTCCGCGTCGGTCCACGCTAGcgacgagctctctctctctctctctaggcctCTAGCCTCACTCTAG